A stretch of Thermostichus vulcanus str. 'Rupite' DNA encodes these proteins:
- the cax gene encoding calcium/proton exchanger, whose product MIVLLAGIPLSWVGHFQGWDPNVVFICAALAVVALAKFMGQATEEIAALTGPTIGGLMNATFGNATELIIGLVALQAGLVDVVKASITGSIIGNLLLVAGLAMFLGGIKFREQSFRPEVARMNASVMNLAVVALILPSVVTYADVTLGELSIQELSTAVALVLIGVYGLTLLFSLKTHSYLYSIHEAEAAEDEAADRLAPNPVLQAQGSIPQVLTAPPEQVGVWPWLLALLGLTVLVAVESELLVGTLESTLEHFHVTPLFMGVILLPIIGNAAEHATAVTVAMKDKMDLSFSVALGSTMQIALFVAPLLVLAGDVLHQPMNFNFGMVELVAIAVSVLLINSVSSDGRSNWLEGLLLLATYTILGIAFFFLD is encoded by the coding sequence ATGATTGTGTTGTTGGCCGGGATCCCTTTGTCGTGGGTGGGGCACTTTCAGGGTTGGGATCCCAATGTGGTCTTTATTTGTGCGGCTTTGGCGGTGGTGGCCTTGGCGAAGTTTATGGGTCAAGCCACCGAAGAGATTGCCGCCCTGACGGGGCCCACGATCGGGGGACTGATGAATGCCACTTTTGGCAATGCCACGGAGTTGATCATTGGGTTGGTGGCGCTGCAGGCTGGGTTGGTGGATGTGGTCAAGGCTTCGATTACCGGCTCAATCATCGGCAATCTGCTCTTGGTGGCGGGCTTGGCCATGTTTTTGGGGGGCATTAAGTTTCGGGAGCAGAGCTTTCGGCCCGAAGTGGCTCGGATGAATGCCTCGGTGATGAATCTGGCGGTGGTGGCTTTGATCTTGCCCAGTGTGGTCACCTACGCCGATGTCACCCTGGGGGAGCTGTCGATCCAGGAGCTATCCACAGCAGTGGCCTTGGTGTTGATCGGGGTGTATGGATTGACTTTGCTGTTCTCCCTGAAAACCCACAGCTACCTCTACAGCATTCACGAAGCGGAGGCTGCCGAAGATGAAGCCGCCGATCGCCTCGCCCCCAATCCAGTGTTGCAAGCTCAGGGATCCATTCCCCAGGTGTTGACAGCGCCTCCAGAGCAAGTTGGGGTGTGGCCTTGGCTGTTGGCCCTGCTGGGGTTGACGGTGTTGGTGGCGGTGGAGTCTGAGCTGCTGGTGGGCACCCTGGAGAGCACCCTGGAGCACTTTCACGTCACGCCGCTCTTTATGGGGGTGATCCTGCTGCCGATTATCGGCAATGCCGCAGAACATGCAACAGCGGTGACGGTGGCCATGAAAGACAAGATGGATCTATCCTTTTCAGTGGCCCTCGGTTCGACGATGCAAATTGCCCTGTTTGTGGCACCCCTGTTGGTACTAGCAGGGGATGTACTCCATCAGCCGATGAATTTCAATTTCGGCATGGTGGAATTGGTGGCGATCGCCGTCTCGGTCTTGTTAATCAATTCGGTCAGCAGCGATGGACGTTCTAACTGGTTGGAGGGGTTGCTGCTTCTGGCTACCTACACCATTCTTGGTATCGCATTTTTCTTCCTAGATTGA